Proteins encoded within one genomic window of Brassica rapa cultivar Chiifu-401-42 chromosome A09, CAAS_Brap_v3.01, whole genome shotgun sequence:
- the LOC103837230 gene encoding kinesin-like protein KIN-4A has product MESDDCSVKVAVHIRPLIGDERLQGCKDCVTVVSGKPQVQIGSHSFTFDHVYGSTGTPSTEMYQECAAPLVDGLFQGYNATVLAYGQTGSGKTYTMGTGCGDTSQTGIVPQVMNALFTKIETLKDQIEFQIHVSFIEIHKEEVQDLLDPSTVNKSDTTSNGKVAHVPGKPPIQIRESSNGVITLAGSTEVSVSSLKEMAACLDQGSVSRATGSTNMNNQSSRSHAIFTITVEQMRKINTDSPENGTCNGSLKEEYLCAKLHLVDLAGSERAKRTGSDGMRFKEGVHINKGLLALGNVISALGDEKKRKDGAHVPYRDSKLTRLLQDSLGGNSRTVMIACISPADINAEETLNTLKYANRARNIRNKPVVNRDPVSSEMIKMRQQLEYLQAELSLRNGGTSCAELQALKERIASLETTNEDLCRELHQYRSRYAGVEHSEKDFKDIQADEIVGSVRPDGLKRSLHSIESSNYPMVEATIGDSREIDEEAKEWEHKLLQNSMDKELHELNRRLEEKESEMRLFDGYDPAALKQHFGKKIAEVEDEKRAVQEERNRLLAEIENLASDGQAQKLQDVHAQNLKSLEAQIQDLKKKQESQVQLLKQKQKSDDAARRLQEEIQSIKAQKVQLQHRMKQEAEQFRQWKASREKELLQLRKEGRKSEYERHKLQALNQRQKMVLQRKTEEAAMATKRLKELLEARKSSPREHSGGTNGFGTNGQALQRWLDHELEVMVNVHEVRHEYEKQSHVRAALAEELSVLRQVDEFTAKGLSPPRGKNGGFARASSLSPNARMARISSLENMLGISSNSLVAMASQLSEAEERERAFTSRGRWNQLRSMGEAKNLLQYMFNSLAETRCQVWEKDVEIKEMKDQFKEIVGLLRQSELRRKEAEKELKLREQELATSLASSPLGTPPSSVKHLAEGMNNTPSPMTVPAQKQLKFTPGIANGKVRDSAAFINANKKMVPMGQVSMRKLSAVGQQSGKLWRWKRSHHQWIVQFKWKWQKPWRLSEWIRHSDETLLKAKPRHKALPNKITNKIM; this is encoded by the exons ATGGAGTCTGATGATTGCTCTGTTAAGGTTGCTGTTCACATCAGACCGCTCATCGGCGATGAACGGCTTCAGGGTTGTAAAGATTGTGTCACTGTCGTTTCTGGTAAACCACAG GTACAAATTGGATCACATTCTTTTACTTTTGATCATGTATATGGAAGCACTGGTACTCCATCTACTGAAATGTATCAAGAATGTGCTGCACCGCTAGTTGATGGTTTATTCCAAGGCTACAACGCTACGGTTCTTGCCTATGGACAGACTGGTTCAGGTAAAACATACACAATGGGTACTGGCTGTGGAGACACCAGCCAAACAGGAATCGTACCTCAAGTTATGAACGCTCTCTTCACCAAGATTGAGACTCTCAAGGATCAGATCGAGTTTCAAATCCATGTTTCTTTCATCGAG ATTCATAAAGAAGAGGTGCAAGATTTGTTGGATCCTTCTACTGTTAACAAATCGGATACTACTAGTAATGGCAAGGTAGCACATGTCCCCGGGAAGCCACCAATACAGATCAGAGAATCATCAAATGGTGTCATCACATTAGCAGGATCCACAGAAGTAAGTGTCAGTAGTCTCAAAGAGATGGCTGCTTGCCTTGACCAAGGCTCGGTCAGCAGAGCAACCGGTAGTACCAACATGAACAATCAGTCCAG TCGTTCGCATGCCATTTTCACTATCACTGTGGAGCAAATGCGCAAGATTAACACAGATTCTCCAGAAAATGGCACTTGCAATGGGAGCTTGAAAGAAGAGTATCTATGTGCCAAGCTACACTTAGTAGATCTTGCTGGTTCAGAACGAGCCAAAAGAACTGGCTCTGACGGTATGAGATTTAAAGAAG gAGTTCACATAAACAAAGGCCTCCTTGCGCTCGGCAATGTCATCAGTGCGCTTGGAGATGAGAAAAAGCGTAAAGACGGTGCTCATGTTCCTTACAGAGACAGTAAACTTACACGGCTTTTGCAG gATTCTCTTGGTGGCAACAGCAGAACTGTGATGATAG CTTGCATCAGTCCTGCAGATATTAATgctgaggaaacacttaacaCACTCAAATATGCAAACCGTGCTCGGAACATCCGGAACAAACCTGTT GTTAATAGAGATCCTGTGTCAAGTGAGATGATAAAGATGCGCCAACAGCTAGAATACTTACAGGCAGAGCTCTCCTTACGAAATGGAGGGACCTCATGTGCAGAACTCCAG GCTCTCAAGGAAAGGATTGCTAGTCTTGAAACTACTAATGAAGACCTTTGCCGTGAACTCCATCAGTACAGAAGCAGATATGCTGGTGTAGAGCATTCTGAAAAAGACTTTAAAGACATACAAGCT GATGAAATCGTTGGTTCTGTAAGACCTGATGGGCTGAAAAGGAGCTTGCACAGTATAGAGTCATCTAACTATCCCATGGTTGAAGCCACAATAG GTGATTCAAGGGAGATAGATGAAGAGGCAAAGGAGTGGGAGCACAAACTCTTGCAGAACAGTATGGACAAGGAGCTGCATGAACTGAACCGTCGTCTGGAGGAAAAAGAG TCTGAAATGAGGCTGTTTGACGGCTATGATCCGGCTGCGTTAAAGCAACATTTTGGGAAGAAAATTGCAGAGGTGGAGGATGAAAAGAGAGCTGTTCAG gAAGAGAGAAACCGTTTGTTGGCTGAGATTGAGAACCTTGCTTCTGATGGTCAAGCACAGAAGCTGCAAGATGTGCATGCTCAGAATCTGAAATCACTAGAAGCACAGATTCAAGACCTTAAGAAAAAGCAAGAGAGCCAAGTTCAGCTGCTGAAGCAGAAACAAAAGAGTGATGATGCAGCTAGGAGGTTGCAGGAAGAGATTCAATCCATCAAGGCACAAAAG GTGCAGCTGCAGCACAGAATGAAACAAGAAGCAGAACAGTTTAGACAGTGGAAAGCCTCCAGGGAGAAGGAACTTTTGCAG TTACGGAAAGAAGGCCGAAAGAGTGAGTATGAAAGGCATAAGCTACAAGCTTTGAATCAGCGCCAGAAAATG GTTCTTCAGAGGAAGACAGAAGAGGCTGCAATGGCTACCAAGAGGTTAAAAGAGTTGTTAGAAGCTCGAAAATCTTCTCCTCGTGAACACTCAG GTGGTACTAATGGCTTTGGAACAAATGGTCAG GCGTTGCAGCGATGGCTAGACCATGAGCTAGAAGTCATGGTGAATGTCCATGAAGTGCGTCATGAATACGAGAAACAAAGCCATGT ACGAGCTGCTCTGGCGGAAGAGCTGTCTGTCTTAAGACAAGTAGATGAGTTTACAGCGAAAGGCTTAAGCCCTCCGAGAGGAAAGAATGGCGGCTTCGCTAGGGCGTCATCGTTGTCACCTAATGCAAGGATGGCTCGTATATCTTCACTTGAGAACATGCTGGGGATATCTTCTAACTCTCTAGTGGCCATGGCCTCACAGCTTTCTGAGGCAGAAGAAAGGGAGCGTGCTTTCACAAGCCGTGGCCGGTGGAACCAGCTGAGATCAATGGGAGAGGCGAAGAACTTGCTTCAGTACATGTTCAACTCTCTTGCGGAAACAAG GTGCCAAGTGTGGGAGAAGGATGTTGAAATAAAAGAAATGAAAGATCAGTTCAAAGAGATTGTTGGTCTTCTGAGGCAGAGTGAGCTGAGAAGGAAAGAAGCAGAAAAGGAGCTTAAGTTAAGAGAGCAAGAACTTGCAACTTCTTTAGCTTCATCTCCACTT GGAACCCCACCGAGTTCAGTGAAACATTTAGCTGAAGGGATGAACAACACACCTTCTCCAATGACTGTACCAGCACAGAAGCAGCTCAAGTTTACACCAGGGATTGCTAACGGGAAAGTGAGAGACTCGGCTGCATTTATCAATGCAAACAAGAAG ATGGTACCAATGGGACAAGTATCAATGAGGAAACTATCAGCAGTTGGACAACAGAGTGGGAAGCTTTGGAGGTGGAAGAGAAGTCATCACCAGTGGATCGTTCAGTTCAAATGGAAGTGGCAAAAGCCATGGAGGCTCTCTGAGTGGATTAGGCACAGCGACGAAACACTTCTCAAAGCAAAACCAAGACACAAGGCTCTCCCTAATAAGATCACTAATAAGATCATGTGA
- the LOC103837231 gene encoding adenylate kinase 2, chloroplastic: protein MACCVNYISPPRASLSPPPSRSSFSGDALHSLLREPTLLLRRHSRSPSIVAPRFQVVAAEKAEPPLKIMISGAPASGKGTQCELITQKYGLVHISAGDLLRAEIASGSGNGKLAKEYMEKGQLVPDEIVVMMVKDRLSQTDSQQKGWLLDGYPRSSSQATALKGFGFQPDLFIVLEVPEDILLERVVGRRLDPVTGKIYHLKYSPPETEEIAARLTQRFDDTEEKAKLRLKTHNQNVSDVLSMYDDITIKIKGNRSKEEVFAQIDTALSQMLQQRNNTSPSSLSS, encoded by the exons atgGCGTGCTGTGTGAACTATATCTCTCCGCCACGTGCCTCTCTATCTCCACCACCTTCACGCTCCTCCTTCTCCGGCGATGCCTTGCACTCTCTCCTCCGTGAACCAACCTTACTCCTCCGCCGTCATTCGAGATCTCCGTCGATCGTCGCTCCCAGATTCCAG GTTGTGGCGGCCGAGAAAGCAGAGCCGCCTCTGAAGATTATGATATCAGGAGCTCCCGCTTCGGGTAAAGGTACTCAATGCGAGCTCATCACTCAGAAA TATGGTTTGGTGCATATCTCTGCTGGAGACTTACTGAGAGCTGAGATCGCTTCCGGGAGTGGAAACGGAAAGCTGGCGAAAGAGTACATGGAGAAAGGACAGCTGGTCCCTGATGAAATAGTTGTAATGATGGTCAAAGACCGTTTATCACAAACTGATTCACAGCAGAAAGGTTGGCTTTTAGATGGTTATCCGAGAAGCTCATCGCAGGCAACTGCTCTTAAAGGGTTTGGATTCCAGCCTGATCTGTTCATTGTCCTCGAA GTTCCTGAAGATATTCTACTCGAAAGAGTTGTTGGGCGTAGATTAGATCCTGTTACGGGAAAGATCTACCACTTGAAGTATTCTCCTCCAGAGACAGAAGAGATCGCTGCTAGACTCACCCAACGTTTTGATGATACCGAAGAGAAG GCAAAGCTGCGGCTGAAGACACATAACCAAAACGTGAGCGATGTGCTTTCCATGTACGATGATATCACTATTAAG ATAAAGGGAAACCGTTCAAAGGAGGAAGTGTTTGCTCAAATTGATACTGCTCTATCCCAAATGCTCCAACAGAGGAACAACACCTCTCCAAGTTCACTTTCAAGTTGA
- the LOC103837232 gene encoding serine/threonine-protein kinase-like protein CCR4, with product MAFNYYSLSLLLVVSSSSSLLCFSLPTVSISHTSDQTLVCALTNTSHLQCTTFPLNPIPFSLTGTLQNRRFSGVVSGNGFVCGLRSPLGSNASTILCWRFSSNGANMTYKRIYKGPALKELEASTSRICGVENVTNRTRCWQPVSPRPRLDNHDSLALGEDFLCGLSKPPGRISCEGEGNITKPPSGDRFIAIAAGSSQACAITVDSDVECWGQQTYTSPPSEKFSALAVGENRSCGVRWVNGTVTCWGSNYSLPRRLENVEFTSIYANGLIFCGVVRENYTLYCWGDDESVFAPFQDQTVLPGPCREECPYGPLSGSEPLCGNGLKICDSMNIVLVPDTPRGEQDSNDKTWSRKNIAFLVVGCVGTCSLLLVVVFLVYKSHCRCRVHDSGRLDDNRIIVDEEPKLEKRLSSLASLCNHGQLVEFTIEELALATDGFSPRFQLGIGSFGIVYKAVLSDGRLVAIKRAELTNPASSGITRIRNRREDNDSAFVNELESMSRLNHKNLVRLLGFYDDAEERVLVYEYMANGSLADHLHNPRLEPLTWERRLAIALDAARGIQYLHDFAVPPVIHRDIKSSNILLDATWTAKVSDFGLSQMGPTEEEDVSHLSLRAAGTLGYIDPEYYRLQQLTTKSDVYSFGVVLLELLSGHKAIHMNEEENPRNVVDFVVPYILQDEVHRALDRRIPPPTPYEIESVAHVGCLAVECVVPCGRERPSMAEVASNLEKALAACLAAPQTEPLSSSGSD from the coding sequence ATGGCATTTAACTATTACTCTCTGTCTCTCCTTCTCGTtgtctcctcttcctcctccttacTCTGCTTCTCCTTGCCCACTGTCTCCATCTCCCACACCTCTGATCAAACCCTCGTATGTGCTCTCACCAACACCTCTCATCTCCAGTGCACCACTTTCCCACTCAATCCCATCCCGTTCTCTTTAACCGGTACGCTCCAAAACCGTAGATTCTCAGGCGTCGTGTCTGGAAACGGGTTTGTCTGCGGTTTGAGATCTCCCTTAGGTTCCAACGCTTCTACAATCCTTTGCTGGAGATTCTCCTCTAACGGAGCTAACATGACGTACAAAAGAATCTACAAAGGCCCTGCGCTCAAAGAGTTAGAAGCTAGCACTTCCCGTATATGCGGAGTTGAGAACGTCACGAACCGCACACGTTGCTGGCAGCCTGTCTCTCCTCGTCCACGGTTGGATAACCACGACTCCCTCGCCCTCGGGGAGGACTTTCTCTGTGGCTTATCCAAGCCACCTGGGAGAATCAGCTGTGAAGGTGAAGGAAATATAACCAAGCCCCCGAGTGGGGACCGCTTCATAGCCATCGCGGCTGGGTCAAGCCAAGCGTGCGCCATCACAGTAGACAGCGATGTGGAGTGTTGGGGACAACAAACATATACCTCTCCGCCAAGTGAAAAATTCTCAGCGCTTGCGGTCGGGGAAAACCGTAGCTGCGGTGTTAGATGGGTTAACGGAACAGTAACGTGCTGGGGAAGTAACTACAGTTTACCTCGGAGACTTGAGAACGTTGAGTTCACATCTATTTACGCGAACGGGCTAATCTTTTGCGGTGTGGTTAGAGAAAACTACACTCTCTATTgctggggagatgatgagagtGTTTTCGCTCCGTTCCAAGACCAAACTGTACTTCCAGGACCGTGCCGAGAAGAATGTCCTTACGGTCCATTGTCAGGATCAGAACCGTTATGCGGTAATGGATTGAAGATTTGTGATTCTATGAACATAGTTCTCGTTCCGGATACGCCACGTGGGGAACAAGACTCTAATGACAAGACTTGGAGTAGAAAAAACATTGCGTTTCTAGTGGTCGGATGCGTTGGAACGTGTTCTTTACTCCTTGTTGTCGTATTCTTGGTTTATAAAAGTCACTGTCGATGCCGTGTTCATGACTCTGGACGTCTTGACGATAATAGGATTATTGTGGACGAAGAACCTAAGCTCGAGAAGAGGCTGAGTAGTTTAGCTAGTTTATGCAACCACGGGCAGCTCGTGGAGTTCACTATCGAGGAGCTGGCTCTAGCCACGGATGGTTTCTCTCCCCGGTTCCAGCTAGGGATAGGAAGCTTCGGGATTGTTTACAAAGCTGTTTTGTCTGATGGACGACTTGTCGCCATAAAACGAGCGGAACTAACGAACCCTGCCTCGTCCGGGATAACGAGAATCCGAAACAGACGAGAGGACAACGACTCAGCGTTCGTCAACGAGCTAGAGTCTATGTCGCGGCTCAACCACAAGAACCTCGTTAGACTTCTTGGTTTCTACGACGACGCGGAGGAGAGGGTCTTGGTATACGAGTACATGGCAAACGGGTCTCTCGCGGACCACCTTCACAACCCTAGACTCGAGCCTCTGACGTGGGAGAGACGCTTGGCGATCGCTCTCGACGCAGCGCGTGGGATACAGTACCTCCACGACTTCGCCGTGCCTCCGGTGATCCACCGCGACATAAAGTCGTCAAACATACTGCTTGACGCCACGTGGACAGCGAAAGTGTCTGACTTCGGTCTCTCTCAGATGGGTCCCACCGAGGAAGAGGACGTGTCGCATCTCTCGTTGAGAGCCGCTGGTACGCTGGGGTATATAGACCCGGAGTACTACAGGCTCCAGCAGCTCACGACCAAGAGTGACGTTTACAGCTTCGGCGTCGTGCTGCTGGAGTTGCTGTCGGGACACAAGGCGATACACATGAACGAGGAAGAGAACCCAAGGAACGTGGTGGACTTTGTCGTGCCTTATATTTTGCAAGACGAGGTTCATAGAGCACTTGACCGGAGGATACCGCCGCCCACGCCGTACGAGATAGAGTCCGTGGCGCATGTGGGGTGCTTAGCGGTGGAGTGCGTCGTACCGTGTGGCCGGGAAAGGCCGTCCATGGCGGAGGTAGCGAGTAACCTAGAGAAGGCTTTGGCTGCTTGTTTAGCAGCTCCACAGACCGAACCACTATCAAGTTCCGGTAGTGATTAG
- the LOC103837233 gene encoding DNA repair RAD52-like protein 2, chloroplastic: protein MSSQIQTSTTVFKNSAPSTASQRLFPLRTVAVRQETSTAWRGVRCSGFGVGGDAWKQRAVPNSNYVVPMDDKFSSSSITRPLIEILRDLNKKIPDNIVKSHGPGSNAASSGFIPWYHANRMLSFYAPGWCGEVRDVIYSENGSVTVVYRLTIRGSDSEAHRESTGTVTMTDDHIDGPVAAAEEMAFLRACARFGLGLYLYHES from the exons ATGTCTTCACAAATACAAACCTCCACGACCGTCTTCAAAAACTCCGCCCCATCTACCGCCTCCCAAAGACTCTTCCCACTAAGAACCGTCGCCGTTCGCCAAGAAACGTCAACGGCGTGGAGAGGAGTCAGATGCAGCGGCTTTGGAGTCGGTGGAGACGCCTGGAAGCAAAGAGCGGTTCCTAACTCCAACTATGTGGTCCCTATGGACGACAagttctcctcctcctccatcacTCGGCCTCTGATTGAGATTCTTCGTGATCTCAACAAGAAGATCCCTGATAACATCGTCAAGAGCCATGGTCCTGGATCCAATGCCGCTTCTTCTGGCTTCATCCCATG GTACCATGCAAACCGGATGCTAAGCTTCTACGCACCAGGTTGGTGTGGGGAAGTTCGAGATGTTATTTACTCTGAGAACGGTTCTGTTACCGTTGTTTATCGTCTCACCATTCGTGGCTCTGATAGTGAG GCACATCGTGAATCTACTGGGACAGTAACGATGACTGATGATCACATAGACGGCCCAGTTGCTGCAGCTGAGGAAATGGCATTCCTCAGAGCATGTGCTCGGTTTGGTCTCGGCTTGTATCTCTATCATGAGTCGTAG
- the LOC103837234 gene encoding enoyl-CoA delta isomerase 1, peroxisomal isoform X2, giving the protein MCTLEKRGQLFLLKLTGDGEHRLNPTLLDSITSAITQIRSDPSSSQSVLITTSDGKFFSNGYDLALADSDPSLRPVMDSKLRSLVADLISLPMPTIAAVTGHASAAGFVLAMSHDYVLMRGDRGFLYMSELDIELVIPPWFAAMIRMKIGSPAARRDVMLKAEKVTAERGLEMGIVDSSYGSAAETVEGAVKLGEELVRRGVDGHVYGGMREALLKQVLHTIGSNESVSNRMRNSGSKLG; this is encoded by the exons atgtgtaCGTTGGAGAAGCGTGGTCAACTCTTCTTGCTGAAACTCACCGGCGACGGCGAACACCGTCTCAACCCCACCTTACTCGACAGCATCACCTCCGCCATCACACAGATCCGTTCCGATCCCTCCTCCTCCCAATCGGTCCTCATCACAACCTCCGACGGCAAATTCTTCTCCAACGGCTACGATCTCGCCTTGGCCGACTCCGATCCTTCTCTCCGCCCTGTCATGGACTCCAAACTCCGATCCCTTGTCGCCGACCTCATCTCCCTCCCTATGCCGACGATCGCCGCCGTGACCGGCCACGCCTCCGCCGCGGGGTTCGTTCTCGCGATGAGCCACGACTATGTATTGATGCGTGGGGATAGAGGGTTTCTGTATATGAGCGAGTTGGACATCGAGCTTGTAATTCCTCCGTGGTTTGCGGCGATGATACGGATGAAGATCGGTTCTCCGGCGGCGAGGAGAGATGTGATGCTGAAGGCGGAGAAGGTTACGGCGGAGCGGGGTTTGGAGATGGGAATCGTGGATTCTAGTTATGGTAGTGCGGCGGAGACGGTTGAAGGCGCCGTTAAGTTGGGGGAGGAGTTAGTTAGACGGGGTGTTGATGGACACGTGTACGGTGGGATGAGAGAGGCTCTTTTAAAACAGGTTCTCCACACGATTGGTTCAAATGAGAGCGTTTCCAATAGAATGCGAAACAGTGGATCTAAACt AGGATAA
- the LOC103837234 gene encoding enoyl-CoA delta isomerase 1, peroxisomal isoform X1 — protein sequence MCTLEKRGQLFLLKLTGDGEHRLNPTLLDSITSAITQIRSDPSSSQSVLITTSDGKFFSNGYDLALADSDPSLRPVMDSKLRSLVADLISLPMPTIAAVTGHASAAGFVLAMSHDYVLMRGDRGFLYMSELDIELVIPPWFAAMIRMKIGSPAARRDVMLKAEKVTAERGLEMGIVDSSYGSAAETVEGAVKLGEELVRRGVDGHVYGGMREALLKQVLHTIGSNESVSNRMRNSGSKLYVLKKQCYW from the exons atgtgtaCGTTGGAGAAGCGTGGTCAACTCTTCTTGCTGAAACTCACCGGCGACGGCGAACACCGTCTCAACCCCACCTTACTCGACAGCATCACCTCCGCCATCACACAGATCCGTTCCGATCCCTCCTCCTCCCAATCGGTCCTCATCACAACCTCCGACGGCAAATTCTTCTCCAACGGCTACGATCTCGCCTTGGCCGACTCCGATCCTTCTCTCCGCCCTGTCATGGACTCCAAACTCCGATCCCTTGTCGCCGACCTCATCTCCCTCCCTATGCCGACGATCGCCGCCGTGACCGGCCACGCCTCCGCCGCGGGGTTCGTTCTCGCGATGAGCCACGACTATGTATTGATGCGTGGGGATAGAGGGTTTCTGTATATGAGCGAGTTGGACATCGAGCTTGTAATTCCTCCGTGGTTTGCGGCGATGATACGGATGAAGATCGGTTCTCCGGCGGCGAGGAGAGATGTGATGCTGAAGGCGGAGAAGGTTACGGCGGAGCGGGGTTTGGAGATGGGAATCGTGGATTCTAGTTATGGTAGTGCGGCGGAGACGGTTGAAGGCGCCGTTAAGTTGGGGGAGGAGTTAGTTAGACGGGGTGTTGATGGACACGTGTACGGTGGGATGAGAGAGGCTCTTTTAAAACAGGTTCTCCACACGATTGGTTCAAATGAGAGCGTTTCCAATAGAATGCGAAACAGTGGATCTAAACt atatgttttaaaaaagcAGTGCTATTGGTGA
- the LOC103837234 gene encoding enoyl-CoA delta isomerase 1, peroxisomal isoform X3: MCTLEKRGQLFLLKLTGDGEHRLNPTLLDSITSAITQIRSDPSSSQSVLITTSDGKFFSNGYDLALADSDPSLRPVMDSKLRSLVADLISLPMPTIAAVTGHASAAGFVLAMSHDYVLMRGDRGFLYMSELDIELVIPPWFAAMIRMKIGSPAARRDVMLKAEKVTAERGLEMGIVDSSYGSAAETVEGAVKLGEELVRRGVDGHVYGGMREALLKQVLHTIGSNESVSNRMRNSGSKL, encoded by the coding sequence atgtgtaCGTTGGAGAAGCGTGGTCAACTCTTCTTGCTGAAACTCACCGGCGACGGCGAACACCGTCTCAACCCCACCTTACTCGACAGCATCACCTCCGCCATCACACAGATCCGTTCCGATCCCTCCTCCTCCCAATCGGTCCTCATCACAACCTCCGACGGCAAATTCTTCTCCAACGGCTACGATCTCGCCTTGGCCGACTCCGATCCTTCTCTCCGCCCTGTCATGGACTCCAAACTCCGATCCCTTGTCGCCGACCTCATCTCCCTCCCTATGCCGACGATCGCCGCCGTGACCGGCCACGCCTCCGCCGCGGGGTTCGTTCTCGCGATGAGCCACGACTATGTATTGATGCGTGGGGATAGAGGGTTTCTGTATATGAGCGAGTTGGACATCGAGCTTGTAATTCCTCCGTGGTTTGCGGCGATGATACGGATGAAGATCGGTTCTCCGGCGGCGAGGAGAGATGTGATGCTGAAGGCGGAGAAGGTTACGGCGGAGCGGGGTTTGGAGATGGGAATCGTGGATTCTAGTTATGGTAGTGCGGCGGAGACGGTTGAAGGCGCCGTTAAGTTGGGGGAGGAGTTAGTTAGACGGGGTGTTGATGGACACGTGTACGGTGGGATGAGAGAGGCTCTTTTAAAACAGGTTCTCCACACGATTGGTTCAAATGAGAGCGTTTCCAATAGAATGCGAAACAGTGGATCTAAACtgtag
- the LOC103837235 gene encoding uncharacterized protein LOC103837235: protein MKKATALMKRIVVLLSSVKNKTSAFKTRLMVLSLVKHKNVGFRSISNKIHNLLGHSDDQDHDQDRDESKAIILYSSGASTVAHHDSYDVLEEESDKYPDLRHTLFEGDEDFGELEEGSVIDMVKNSKEEEGESFKLEDEIDHVADLFISRFHKQMKLQKLLSFKRYQEMLARGT, encoded by the coding sequence ATGAAGAAAGCTACGGCATTGATGAAACGTATCGTTGTGTTGTTGAGCTCCGTAAAGAACAAAACAAGTGCCTTCAAAACAAGACTCATGGTGTTGTCTCTCGTGAAACACAAGAATGTCGGGTTCCGTTCCATTTCCAACAAGATCCACAACCTCCTGGGCCATTCTGATGATCAAGACCACGACCAAGACCGAGACGAGAGCAAGGCTATAATCCTCTACAGCAGTGGTGCATCCACAGTGGCTCATCATGATAGTTACGACGTACTAGAGGAAGAAAGCGACAAGTATCCTGATCTGAGGCACACACTGTTCGAAGGGGATGAGGATTTTGGGGAGTTGGAGGAAGGTTCCGTGATAGATATGGTGAAGAACtcgaaggaagaagaaggagagagtTTCAAGCTAGAAGACGAGATCGACCATGTCGCAGATCTCTTCATTTCAAGGTTCCATAAGCAGATGAAGCTCCAAAAACTCTTGTCCTTCAAGAGGTATCAAGAGATGCTAGCCCGAGGCACATAA
- the LOC103837236 gene encoding 40S ribosomal protein S27-2 isoform X2: MVLQNDIDLLNPPAELEKRKHKLKRLVQSPNSFFMDVKCQGCFNITTVFSHSQTVVVCGNCQTVLCQPTGGKARLTEGCSFRKK, translated from the exons AT GGTTCTCCAAAACGACATCGATCTGCTGAACCCTCCCGCTGAGCTCGAGAAGAGAAAGCACAAGCTCAAGCGTCTCGTTCAATCTCCCAACTCCTTCTTCATg GACGTCAAGTGCCAGGGATGCTTCAACAT AACCACTGTGTTCAGTCACTCTCAAACAGTTGTAGTGTGTGGAAACTGTCAGACGGTTCTGTGCCAGCCCACCGGTGGTAAAGCTAGGCTCACTGAGGGTTGCTCTTTCAGGAAAAAGTGA
- the LOC103837236 gene encoding 40S ribosomal protein S27-2 isoform X1 yields MVLQNDIDLLNPPAELEKRKHKLKRLVQSPNSFFMDVKCQGCFNITTVFSHSQTVVVCGNCQTVLCQPTGGKARLTEGCSFRKK; encoded by the exons ATG GTTCTCCAAAACGACATCGATCTGCTGAACCCTCCCGCTGAGCTCGAGAAGAGAAAGCACAAGCTCAAGCGTCTCGTTCAATCTCCCAACTCCTTCTTCATg GACGTCAAGTGCCAGGGATGCTTCAACAT AACCACTGTGTTCAGTCACTCTCAAACAGTTGTAGTGTGTGGAAACTGTCAGACGGTTCTGTGCCAGCCCACCGGTGGTAAAGCTAGGCTCACTGAGGGTTGCTCTTTCAGGAAAAAGTGA